The following coding sequences lie in one Pseudomonas sp. SL4(2022) genomic window:
- a CDS encoding c-type cytochrome — protein MNLIKKILVAPATVLALWAVTAQATTDDAIAERLKPVGQVCVMGEECKGVGAVAVSAGGGARTADDIIAKHCGACHTPGILGAPKIGDTAAWKERADHQGGLDGILAKAISGINAMPPKGTCADCSDDELRAAIQKMSGL, from the coding sequence GTGAACCTGATTAAAAAGATCCTGGTAGCACCGGCTACCGTATTGGCCCTGTGGGCAGTGACTGCTCAGGCCACGACCGACGATGCCATTGCCGAGCGACTGAAGCCGGTTGGCCAAGTCTGTGTGATGGGTGAAGAATGCAAGGGCGTGGGTGCTGTTGCCGTGAGTGCGGGCGGTGGTGCGCGTACTGCCGATGACATCATTGCCAAGCACTGCGGTGCTTGTCACACCCCAGGTATCCTGGGTGCGCCGAAAATTGGCGACACGGCTGCATGGAAAGAGCGCGCAGACCACCAGGGCGGCCTTGACGGCATCCTGGCCAAAGCCATTTCCGGTATCAACGCCATGCCGCCGAAAGGCACCTGTGCCGACTGCTCGGATGACGAGCTGCGTGCCGCAATTCAGAAGATGTCCGGCCTGTAA
- a CDS encoding cupin domain-containing protein: MDVGVRLQSIRKLKGLSQRELAKRAGVTNSTISMIEKNSVSPSISSLKKVLAGIPMSLVEFFSLDVEQDSQAQVVYRAAELTDICSGAITMKLVGKAHPSRAISFLDETYPSGSDTGDEMYAHEGEEAGMLVEGKLELTVGDEVFILEPGDSYYFESSKPHRFRNPFEQPARLISATTPANF, from the coding sequence TTGGACGTCGGTGTTCGACTGCAATCCATTCGCAAACTCAAAGGCCTTTCCCAGCGTGAACTCGCCAAGCGGGCGGGCGTCACCAACAGCACCATTTCGATGATCGAGAAGAACAGCGTAAGCCCTTCGATCAGTTCGTTGAAAAAGGTGTTGGCGGGTATCCCCATGTCTCTGGTGGAGTTTTTCTCCCTGGATGTGGAGCAGGACAGTCAGGCTCAGGTGGTCTATCGTGCTGCCGAACTTACCGATATTTGCAGCGGCGCCATCACCATGAAACTGGTGGGCAAGGCGCATCCCAGTCGTGCCATTTCCTTCCTTGATGAAACCTACCCCAGTGGTTCCGACACCGGCGACGAAATGTACGCTCATGAAGGTGAAGAGGCTGGCATGCTGGTCGAGGGCAAGCTGGAGCTGACCGTCGGCGACGAGGTTTTCATCCTCGAGCCAGGTGACAGCTACTATTTCGAGAGCAGCAAGCCGCATCGTTTCCGTAATCCGTTCGAGCAACCGGCCCGGTTGATTAGCGCCACCACACCGGCCAACTTCTAA
- a CDS encoding NAD(P)/FAD-dependent oxidoreductase, which translates to MNARVHQPVHSSQHARSYYAASANRQLDYPALGGELRADVCIVGGGFSGLNTAIELAQKGLSVVLLEAHKIGWGASGRNGGQLIRGVGHGVEQFESVIGAQGVRELKLMGLEAVEIVRQRIEQFNIDCDLTWGYCDLANKPSHLDDFAEDMAELKQLGYRHEMRLLQPEQMHEVVGSNRYVGGMIDMGSGHLHPLNLALGEAAAAQSLGVQLFENSAVTRLDYGSEVKVHTAQGLVRATTLVLGCNAYLNGLNSNLGGKVLPAGSYVIATEPLSEAEARAIIPQNMALCDQRVALDYYRLSADRRLLFGGACHYSGRDPADIAGYMRPKMLQVFPHLKDVKIDYQWGGMIGIGANRLPQIGRLKEQPNVYYAQAYSGHGVNATHLAGKLLGEAIAGQASSGFDLFAKVPHMTFPGGKHLRSPLLALGMLWHRMKELV; encoded by the coding sequence ATGAACGCCCGCGTTCACCAGCCGGTTCATAGCAGCCAGCACGCCCGCTCCTACTACGCCGCCAGCGCCAATCGCCAACTCGACTACCCCGCCCTGGGCGGCGAGTTACGTGCCGACGTGTGCATCGTTGGCGGTGGTTTTTCCGGCCTTAACACGGCCATTGAGCTGGCGCAGAAAGGCCTTTCGGTGGTGCTGCTGGAAGCACACAAAATCGGCTGGGGCGCCAGCGGGCGCAACGGTGGCCAACTGATTCGTGGCGTCGGCCATGGCGTGGAGCAATTTGAATCGGTGATTGGCGCGCAAGGCGTGCGCGAACTGAAACTGATGGGCCTGGAAGCGGTGGAGATCGTCCGCCAGCGTATCGAGCAGTTCAACATCGACTGCGACCTGACCTGGGGTTACTGCGACCTGGCCAACAAACCCAGCCACCTCGACGACTTCGCCGAAGACATGGCCGAACTCAAGCAGTTGGGCTATCGCCATGAAATGCGCCTGCTGCAACCGGAGCAGATGCACGAAGTGGTCGGCTCCAACCGCTACGTCGGCGGCATGATCGACATGGGCTCCGGCCACCTGCATCCGCTCAACCTGGCCCTCGGCGAAGCCGCTGCAGCGCAGAGCCTGGGCGTACAGCTGTTCGAGAACTCGGCAGTGACGCGCCTCGACTACGGCAGCGAGGTCAAGGTGCACACCGCCCAGGGCCTGGTGCGCGCAACGACCCTGGTGCTCGGCTGCAACGCTTACCTGAATGGCCTGAACAGCAACCTGGGCGGCAAGGTGCTGCCCGCCGGCAGCTACGTGATCGCCACCGAACCGCTGTCCGAGGCCGAAGCGCGGGCGATCATTCCACAGAACATGGCACTGTGTGACCAGCGTGTAGCCCTGGATTACTACCGCCTTTCTGCCGACCGGCGCTTGCTGTTTGGCGGTGCCTGCCACTATTCCGGTCGCGATCCTGCAGACATCGCCGGCTATATGAGGCCCAAAATGCTGCAAGTCTTCCCGCACCTGAAAGACGTGAAAATCGACTACCAGTGGGGCGGCATGATCGGCATCGGTGCCAACCGCCTACCGCAAATCGGCCGCCTCAAGGAACAGCCCAACGTGTACTACGCCCAGGCCTACTCGGGTCACGGCGTCAACGCCACGCACTTAGCCGGCAAACTGCTCGGCGAGGCCATCGCCGGCCAGGCCAGCAGCGGCTTCGACCTGTTCGCCAAGGTACCGCACATGACCTTCCCGGGCGGCAAACACCTGCGCTCGCCGCTGCTCGCCCTGGGCATGCTCTGGCACCGGATGAAAGAACTGGTCTGA
- the dadR gene encoding transcriptional regulator DadR — protein MRTQHQSRRELDKIDRNILRILQEDGRISFTELGERVGLSTTPCTERVRRLEREGIIMGYHARLNPQQLKASLLVFVEISLDYKSGDTFEEFRRAVLKLPHVLECHLVSGDFDYLVKARINEMASYRKLLGDILLKLPHVRESKSYIVMEEVKESLSLPIAD, from the coding sequence GTGCGCACCCAACATCAGAGCCGCCGCGAACTGGACAAGATCGACCGCAATATCCTGCGCATCCTGCAGGAAGACGGGCGCATCAGCTTTACCGAGCTGGGTGAGCGGGTCGGCCTGTCGACCACACCCTGCACCGAACGCGTACGCCGCCTGGAGCGCGAAGGCATCATCATGGGCTACCACGCCCGGCTCAACCCGCAGCAACTCAAGGCCAGCCTGTTGGTGTTTGTCGAGATCAGCCTGGACTACAAGTCCGGCGACACCTTCGAGGAGTTCCGCCGCGCCGTGCTCAAGCTGCCGCACGTGCTCGAATGCCACTTGGTGTCAGGCGACTTCGACTACCTGGTGAAGGCGCGCATCAACGAGATGGCCAGCTACCGCAAGCTGCTCGGCGACATCCTGCTCAAGCTGCCGCACGTGCGTGAGTCGAAGAGCTACATCGTCATGGAAGAAGTGAAAGAAAGCCTGAGCCTGCCGATTGCCGATTAA
- the alr gene encoding alanine racemase, with translation MRPARALIDLQALRHNYQLARDVSGARALAVIKADAYGHGAVRCAQALQEQADGFAVACIEEALQLREAGIRGPILLLEGFFEADELPLIEQHELWCVVHSLWQLEAIERSTVRGPLTVWLKMDSGMHRVGLNPEDYQAAYQRLLASGKVAKIVLMSHFARADELDCSRSDEQLAVFQQARQGIVAEVSLRNSPAVLGLPNVPSDWVRPGIMLYGATPFEQAQAMAARLQPVMTLESKIISVRELPAGEPVGYGARFVSERPTRVGVVAMGYADGYPRHAPTGTPVAVDGQLTRLIGRVSMDMLTVDLTDLPQAGLGSRVELWGKQVLASDVATQAGSIPYQLFCNLRRAPLLYLGH, from the coding sequence ATGCGTCCTGCCCGTGCTCTGATCGACCTGCAAGCCTTGCGTCACAACTACCAACTGGCCCGTGACGTCAGCGGCGCGCGCGCCCTGGCAGTGATCAAGGCGGATGCCTACGGCCATGGCGCGGTGCGTTGTGCGCAGGCGCTGCAGGAGCAGGCCGATGGTTTTGCCGTGGCCTGTATCGAGGAAGCACTGCAGCTGCGCGAGGCCGGTATTCGCGGGCCGATTTTGTTGCTGGAGGGCTTTTTCGAGGCCGACGAATTGCCGCTGATCGAGCAGCACGAACTGTGGTGCGTGGTGCATTCGCTGTGGCAGCTGGAGGCGATTGAGCGCAGCACTGTGCGTGGCCCGCTGACAGTCTGGCTGAAGATGGACAGCGGCATGCATCGCGTGGGGCTCAATCCTGAGGATTATCAGGCGGCCTATCAACGTTTGCTGGCCAGCGGCAAGGTGGCAAAAATTGTGTTGATGAGCCATTTCGCCCGCGCTGACGAGCTGGATTGCTCGCGCAGTGATGAGCAGTTGGCCGTGTTCCAGCAGGCGCGCCAGGGTATTGTCGCTGAGGTCAGCCTGCGCAATTCGCCAGCCGTGCTCGGTTTGCCCAACGTTCCGAGTGACTGGGTGCGGCCCGGCATCATGCTCTACGGTGCCACCCCGTTCGAACAGGCGCAGGCTATGGCCGCGCGGTTGCAGCCGGTGATGACTCTGGAGTCGAAGATCATCAGCGTGCGCGAACTGCCGGCCGGTGAACCGGTGGGCTATGGCGCGCGCTTTGTCAGCGAGCGGCCGACCCGCGTCGGTGTGGTCGCCATGGGCTATGCCGATGGCTACCCACGTCATGCGCCGACCGGCACGCCCGTGGCGGTGGACGGCCAACTGACCCGCTTGATCGGTCGCGTGTCGATGGACATGCTCACCGTCGATTTGACCGATCTGCCACAAGCGGGCCTGGGCAGCCGGGTCGAGCTGTGGGGTAAACAGGTGCTGGCCAGCGACGTGGCCACCCAGGCGGGCAGTATTCCCTATCAGCTTTTCTGCAACCTGCGGCGGGCGCCGCTGCTCTACCTCGGGCACTAA
- a CDS encoding DUF1127 domain-containing protein: MNGLSDVRLTMKSGELQQESAGGHLYAQVGAAKPAVRRWSAFWLRLTTRRALLRLSDEQLKDIGLSREQALREAQLPFWKL, translated from the coding sequence ATGAACGGGTTGAGTGATGTCAGGCTGACAATGAAGTCAGGTGAGCTGCAGCAGGAGTCCGCGGGCGGGCATCTGTATGCTCAGGTGGGTGCGGCGAAGCCAGCTGTACGCCGCTGGAGCGCATTCTGGTTGCGCCTGACGACTCGTCGAGCGTTACTGAGGCTGTCGGATGAACAGCTCAAGGATATCGGCCTGAGCCGCGAGCAGGCCCTGCGCGAGGCGCAGCTGCCGTTCTGGAAGCTGTGA
- a CDS encoding YkgJ family cysteine cluster protein — translation MSCTSRKIDQLRLQIPSFACVPGCHDCCGPVTASSEEMARLPVKSDAEHDAALAEYNCVHLGPHGCTVYDQRPLICRLFGTTSSLPCPRGQGPEQMTDPAVEQRVHQLIATTRQVLV, via the coding sequence ATGAGTTGCACCAGCCGCAAGATCGACCAGCTGCGTTTGCAGATCCCCAGTTTTGCCTGCGTGCCGGGTTGCCATGATTGCTGCGGCCCGGTTACCGCGTCATCCGAGGAAATGGCGCGGCTGCCGGTGAAAAGCGATGCCGAACATGATGCCGCGTTGGCCGAGTACAACTGCGTACACCTCGGCCCGCATGGGTGCACGGTGTATGACCAGCGCCCACTGATCTGCCGGCTGTTTGGCACCACGTCCAGCCTGCCGTGCCCGCGCGGTCAGGGGCCGGAGCAGATGACCGACCCGGCGGTGGAGCAGCGGGTGCATCAGCTGATCGCCACAACCCGCCAGGTGCTGGTGTAG
- a CDS encoding RidA family protein, translated as MSVQRLHTESRYSEIVIHNGTVYLAGQLADDYRGDIVQQTRETLANTDRMLAEAGSDKSKILSVTIYLKDMDRDYAGLNQVWDAWVAPGAAPARACVEAKMYKPEVLVEMMIVAAL; from the coding sequence ATGTCAGTACAGCGCCTGCACACTGAAAGTCGTTACAGCGAAATCGTCATCCATAACGGCACGGTCTACCTGGCCGGGCAACTGGCGGACGACTACCGCGGCGACATCGTGCAGCAAACCCGTGAAACCCTGGCCAACACCGACCGCATGCTGGCCGAGGCCGGCAGCGACAAGTCGAAGATCCTCTCTGTGACTATCTACTTGAAGGACATGGACCGTGATTACGCTGGTCTCAATCAGGTCTGGGATGCCTGGGTTGCGCCCGGCGCCGCGCCAGCGCGTGCCTGCGTCGAGGCAAAGATGTACAAGCCCGAGGTGCTGGTGGAAATGATGATCGTGGCCGCGCTATAA
- the dadA gene encoding D-amino acid dehydrogenase, which translates to MRVLVLGSGVIGTASAYYLARQGFEVVVVDRQHAPAMETSFANAGQVSPGYASPWAAPGVPLKAIKWLLQKHAPLAIKATADIDQYLWMAQMLRNCTSSRYAVNKERMVRLSEYSRDCLDELRAETGIAYEGRSLGTTQLFRTQAQLDNAAKDIAVLQQSGVPYELLDRAGIARVEPALAAVTDKLAGALRLPNDQTGDCQLFTTKLAEMAKALGVEFRFGQDIQRIDAVGDRVNGVWIDGKLETADRYVLALGSFSPQLLKPLGIKAPVYPLKGYSLTVPITNVAMAPTSTILDETYKVAITRFDNRIRVGGMAEIAGFDLSLNPRRRETLEMITADLYPQGGDLSQAEFWTGLRPATPDGTPIVGATGLRNLFLNTGHGTLGWTMACGSGRLLADLMAKKRPQISAEGLDISRYSRSQESHKHVSTAPAH; encoded by the coding sequence ATGCGGGTTTTAGTTCTCGGCAGCGGTGTGATTGGTACAGCCAGTGCGTATTACCTGGCGCGTCAGGGTTTTGAAGTGGTGGTGGTCGACCGGCAGCATGCCCCGGCCATGGAAACCAGCTTCGCCAATGCCGGCCAGGTGTCCCCTGGCTACGCCTCGCCATGGGCTGCCCCGGGCGTGCCGCTGAAAGCCATCAAGTGGCTGCTGCAAAAACACGCACCGCTGGCGATCAAGGCCACCGCCGATATCGACCAATACCTGTGGATGGCGCAGATGCTGCGCAACTGCACCTCCAGCCGTTACGCGGTGAACAAGGAGCGCATGGTGCGTTTGTCCGAGTACAGCCGCGACTGCCTCGACGAGCTGCGTGCGGAAACCGGCATCGCCTATGAAGGCCGCAGCCTGGGTACCACCCAGCTGTTCCGCACCCAGGCGCAACTGGATAACGCGGCGAAAGACATCGCCGTGCTGCAGCAATCCGGTGTGCCCTATGAACTGCTCGACCGCGCTGGCATTGCCCGCGTTGAGCCGGCCCTGGCCGCAGTCACCGACAAACTGGCCGGCGCGCTGCGTCTGCCCAACGACCAGACCGGCGATTGCCAGCTGTTCACCACCAAATTGGCCGAGATGGCCAAGGCACTGGGGGTGGAATTCCGCTTCGGTCAGGACATTCAGCGTATCGACGCCGTGGGCGACCGGGTCAATGGCGTGTGGATCGACGGCAAGCTGGAAACCGCCGACCGCTATGTGCTGGCGCTCGGCAGCTTCAGCCCGCAACTGCTCAAGCCGCTGGGCATCAAGGCTCCGGTGTACCCGCTCAAGGGATACTCGCTGACCGTGCCAATCACCAATGTGGCGATGGCGCCGACTTCGACCATCCTCGATGAAACCTACAAGGTGGCGATCACCCGTTTCGACAACCGCATCCGCGTCGGCGGCATGGCCGAGATCGCCGGTTTCGACCTGAGCCTCAACCCGCGCCGTCGCGAGACCCTGGAAATGATCACCGCTGATCTCTACCCGCAGGGCGGCGACCTGAGCCAGGCCGAATTCTGGACCGGCCTGCGCCCGGCCACCCCGGACGGCACGCCGATTGTCGGTGCCACTGGCTTGCGTAATTTGTTCCTTAACACCGGTCACGGCACACTGGGCTGGACCATGGCCTGCGGCTCCGGTCGCCTGCTTGCCGATCTGATGGCGAAAAAGCGCCCGCAGATCAGCGCCGAAGGCCTGGATATTTCCCGTTACAGCCGTTCCCAGGAGAGTCACAAGCATGTCAGTACAGCGCCTGCACACTGA
- a CDS encoding xanthine phosphoribosyltransferase gives MEALKQKIREEGTVLSEQVLKVDAFLNHQIDPALMQLIGHEFAQRFAGQGITKIVTIEASGIAPAVMAGLELGVPVIFARKYQSLTLKDNLYISKVFSFTKQTESTLAISAKHLGAHDHVLLIDDFLANGHAARALIDLIGQAGASIAGIGVVIEKSFQRGRAELDAQGYRVESLARIDSLKDGQVSFID, from the coding sequence GTGGAAGCGCTGAAACAGAAAATTCGCGAGGAAGGCACCGTGCTCTCGGAGCAGGTACTCAAGGTTGATGCCTTTCTCAATCACCAGATCGACCCAGCGCTGATGCAGCTAATCGGCCACGAATTCGCCCAGCGCTTCGCCGGCCAGGGCATCACCAAGATCGTCACCATCGAAGCCTCGGGCATTGCCCCGGCCGTGATGGCCGGACTTGAACTGGGTGTACCGGTGATCTTCGCGCGCAAGTACCAGTCGCTAACACTCAAAGACAACCTGTACATCTCCAAGGTGTTCTCCTTCACCAAGCAGACCGAGAGCACCCTGGCCATCTCGGCCAAACACCTGGGTGCCCATGACCATGTGCTGCTGATCGATGATTTCCTGGCCAATGGCCATGCCGCCCGCGCCCTGATCGACCTGATCGGCCAGGCAGGCGCAAGCATCGCCGGCATCGGCGTCGTCATCGAAAAGTCCTTCCAGCGCGGCCGCGCCGAACTGGATGCACAGGGCTACCGCGTCGAGTCGCTGGCGCGCATCGACTCCCTCAAGGATGGCCAGGTCAGCTTTATCGATTAA